From Carassius auratus strain Wakin chromosome 1, ASM336829v1, whole genome shotgun sequence, the proteins below share one genomic window:
- the LOC113115053 gene encoding polymeric immunoglobulin receptor-like, which produces MTATIIIFTIITLCLISGQVLCFKVTGCTGESVMFKCTYKPNDQHKGKYFCRDRDCRTGISTETQRSWVYKGRFSLYDDEDSRFFTVFIRNLSREDDGEYTCGNNQTWSHDVKLVVNRTSSSCGTSVLQTAYKGQTVTFHCEYNHMFQTHTKLLYRVNRDPVLVLNSSQTSQSSEEKFNLSDSHKDHFNVTIRNISAADDGVYLCGVEIYGSSKKRTYIAFIKEIHLNVSGQLTSSKPPLTSSKPPVVKREGDSVQIKCSYDENYSAEVKHLCKGKCLTPDDLKNYQSDEDHDKNTKISVKNDTELSLFTVNMTDLRAEDAGKYWCLVKDTFNVSIELMIVMKKVVTREASVGGSVSISCKYFRNQTLRFFCRGDQPNICFIDGVRVSSNNRINSRFSLTEETSAGVFTVNISDLRAEDSGKYWCAEESSGSFIFTEVQLHVTTGFFCQKHEVSQ; this is translated from the exons ATGACGGCCACCATCATCATCTTCACAATCATCACGCTCTGTCTGATCTCAG GTCAGGTCCTCTGTTTCAAAGTGACCGGCTGCACTGGAGAGAGTGTAATGTTCAAGTGCACATACAAGCCTAATGATCAGCATAAAGGAAAGTATTTCTGCAGAGACAGAGACTGTAGGACGGGCATCAGTACTGAGACTCAGCGCAGCTGGGTTTATAAAGGGAGATTCTCTCTGTATGACGATGAAGACAGCAGATTCTTCACAGTGTTCATCAGGAACCTCAGCAGAGAGGATGATGGGGAATATACATGTGGAAACAATCAGACATGGAGTCATGATGTTAAATTAGTGGTGAACAGAA CCTCTTCTTCTTGTGGGACGTCAGTTCTCCAGACTGCATATAAAGGACAAACAGTCACTTTCCACTGTGAATATAATCATATGTTTCAAACACACACCAAACTCTTGTACAGAGTGAACAGAGATCCTGTGCTTGTGCTGAACAGCTCACAGACATCACAATCATCTGAGGAGAAGTTCAACCTGTCTGACAGTCACAAAGATCATTTTAACGTGACCATCAGAAACATTTCTGCAGCAGATGATGGAGTTTATCTGTGTGGAGTGGAGATATACGGATCTTCAAAAAAGAGGACATACATCGCCTTCATTAAAGAGATTCATCTGAATGTTTCTG GTCAGTTAACTTCCAGTAAACCTCCGCTGACTTCATCCA AGCCTCCAGTGGTCAAGCGTGAAGGAGATTCAGTCCAGATCAAATGCTCTTATGATGAAAACTATTCAGCAGAAGTAAAGCATCTGTGCAAAGGAAAGTGTTTGACTCCAGATGATCTGAAGAACTATCAATCAGATGAAGATCATGATAAAAACACAAAGATTTCAGTAAAGAATGACACTGAACTCAGTCTCTTCACTGTGAACATGACTGACCTGAGagcagaggatgctgggaaataCTGGTGTTTAGTGAAAGACACGTTTAACGTTTCCATTGAGCTCATGATCGTCATGAAGAAAG TCGTCACTCGTGAAGCGTCTGTCGGAGGATCAGTGTCCATCAGCTGTAAATACTTCAGGAATCAAACACTGAGGTTTTTCTGCAGAGGAGATCAGCCTAATATCTGCTTCATAGACGGAGTTCGTGTTTCATCAAATAACAGAATAAACAGCAGATTCTCTCTGACTGAAGAAACCTCTGCTGGAGTCTTTACTGTGAACATCAGCGATCTGAGAGCAGAGGATTCTGGGAAATACTGGTGTGCAGAGGAGAGTTCTGGATCCTTCATCTTCACTGAGGTTCAGCTACATGTGACCACAG GTTTCTTCTGTCAGAAGCATGAAGTCTCTCAGTGA